The window TAGTACATGAGGTTGTGCGCCGTCAGCAGAATCGGCCCGAGCATTTCGTCGGCCATGAACAAATGCCGCAAGTAGCCGCGGCTACGGCTGCAGGCAGGGCAGGGGCAGCCTTCTTCCAACGGCCGCGGATCGTCGGCGAATTTTTGATTCCGCACCCGCAGTGTGCCACCGTCGGTGAAGGCCATGGCATTGCGGCC of the Pirellulales bacterium genome contains:
- a CDS encoding tRNA-guanine transglycosylase, which gives rise to GRNAMAFTDGGTLRVRNQKFADDPRPLEEGCPCPACSRSRGYLRHLFMADEMLGPILLTAHNLMYYQRLMSGARQAIAESRFADFKAAKLRGWGGNAESAKNE